The genomic interval ATTGGGGATTGGCAGGGCAACTCGCCAGCCCGGCTCTTGCGAATCCCGAATCCCCAATCCCCAATCCCGGAGTTCAAGCCATGAGCACCATCGACTTCACCTCGTTCCTGAAACTGATGGCGCACCAGAAGGCGTCGGATCTGTTCATCACCTCGGGCATGCCGCCGGCGATCAAGGTGCACGGCAAGATCACCCCGATCACGCAGACGCCGCTGACCTCGCAGCAGAGCCGCGACCTCGTTCTGAACGTGATGACGCCGGCGCAGCGCGAGGAGTTCGAAAAGACCCACGAGTGCAACTTCGCCATCGGCGTGGCCGGAGTGGGGCGCTTCCGCGTCAGCTGCTTCTACCAGCGCAACCAGGTCGGCATGGTGCTGCGCCGGATCGAAACCCGCATCCCCACTGTCGACGAGCTGAACCTGCCGCCGGTGATCAAGACCCTGGCGATGACCAAGCGCGGCATCATCATCTTCGTCGGCGCCACCGGCACCGGCAAGTCGACCTCGCTGGCGGCGATGATCGGCTACCGCAACCAGAACTCCACCGGCCACATCATCACCATCGAGGACCCGATCGAGTTCGTGCACAAGCACGAGGGCTGCATCATCACCCAGCGCGAAGTCGGCATCGACACCGACAGCTGGGAGAACGCGCTGAAGAACACGCTGCGCCAGGCGCCGGACGTGATCATGATCGGCGAGGTGCGCACCCGCGAAGGCATGGACCATGCGATTTCCTTCGCCGAAACCGGCCACCTGGTGCTGTGCACTCTGCATGCCAACAATGCCAACCAGGCGATGGACCGCATCATCAACTTCTTCCCCGAAGACCGCCGCAGCCAGCTGCTGATGGACCTGTCGCTGAACCTGCGCGGCGTGGTCGCCCAGCAACTGATCCCCACGCCCGACGGCAAGGGCCGCCGGGTGGCGATGGAGATCATGCTCGGCACGCCGCTGGTGCAGGACTACATCCGCGAGGGCGAGATCCACAAGCTCAAGGACGTGATGAAGGAATCCACCAACCTGGGCATGAAGACCTTCGACCAGAGCCTGTTCGAGCTGTACCAGGCCGGCGAGA from Xanthomonas sp. DAR 34887 carries:
- a CDS encoding PilT/PilU family type 4a pilus ATPase: MSTIDFTSFLKLMAHQKASDLFITSGMPPAIKVHGKITPITQTPLTSQQSRDLVLNVMTPAQREEFEKTHECNFAIGVAGVGRFRVSCFYQRNQVGMVLRRIETRIPTVDELNLPPVIKTLAMTKRGIIIFVGATGTGKSTSLAAMIGYRNQNSTGHIITIEDPIEFVHKHEGCIITQREVGIDTDSWENALKNTLRQAPDVIMIGEVRTREGMDHAISFAETGHLVLCTLHANNANQAMDRIINFFPEDRRSQLLMDLSLNLRGVVAQQLIPTPDGKGRRVAMEIMLGTPLVQDYIREGEIHKLKDVMKESTNLGMKTFDQSLFELYQAGEISYEDALRHADSQNEVRLRIKLAQGGDAKTLAQGLDGVEIAEVR